CAGTGGGCCTTCATCGCCTTCGCGGCGGCCAGGATGCTTGGGAGCTACGCCTTCCGGTACGTCGACCTGGTCGAGACCCGCCGCCCAGTGTATGATTCGGCTTGGAGGGGGGACGGCCACCCTTGGGCAGACCAGTCTCCGGCCCGACCAGACCCGGTCCGACCAAACCATCGCCCGAAACGGTCCTGAACGCCGCTTTGGCCCGCCAGAGGCGGAGCGGGGAGGGCGACCGCGTCGGGACGGGCGACCCCGTCTCCCGCCTCGTCCGGGAGGTCGCCCGCGGGCGCCGGCCCGAAGTCGCCGCGCTGGTCGCGCCGGCCGGGGGGTGGGCCGCCGCCGCGTCCGTCCGCGAGCTGCTGGCGGCCTACCGCCTCGTGCCCGCCGGCGGGGGGGCCTTCCGTCTGGTGCCCGGGCGGGGGCGCAAGGTCTCGGGGGCCTACTACACTTCCCCGGCTCTCGTCGACCGGCTCGTCCGGCTGACCCTCGATCCCCTCCTCGAGGGGATCACCGATTCGGCGGCCTTGAGCCGCCTGCGGATCCTCGACCCCTGCGTCGGCGGCGGGGCCTTCCTGGCCGCCGCCGGGCGCCGGCTGGTCGGGGCCCTTTCATCATGGGGCCTGGGACCCGTCGAAGCGGGGAAGGTCGCCGCCGGGTGCCTTTGGGGAGTGGACAGCGACCGGCTGGCCGTGGATGTCACCCGGGGCGTCCTCGGCGAAGCCCTCGGCTGTCCGAGGGCGAGCTTCGCCCACCGGGTCAAGGTCGGCGACGCCCTGACCATCAGGGTGGCCCGCCGTTACGATGCGGTCGTCGGCAACCCGCCGTGGGAGATTGTCAAGCCCAACTCGCGCGAGTTCTTCGCCCAATACGACCCGGGCTTCCGGCGCCTGTCCAAGCAGGCGGCCGTAGCCCGGGCCCGCGACCTCTGCCGCGACCCCCGCATCGCCGGGGCTTGGGCCGACGAGTGCGCGCGGGTCGAGGTCATCTCCCGCCGGGTCCGCCGCTCAGGGGATTTCCGGCACCAGGGTCCGAGCGGCGACGCCAATACTTATAAGCTCTTTATCGAGCGGTCTTTGGAACTGGTCCGGCCGGGTGGGCGGGTCGGGCTGATCGTCCCTTCCGGCTTCCACACCGACCTGGGTTCGCGAAACCTGCGCCGGCTCGTCTTCGAGGAGAACACGGTCGACTGCCTGATCGGCCTGGAGAACCGGCGGGGGCTCTTCCCGATCGACCGGCGTTTCAAGTTCGACCTGCTCGTCCTGACCCGGGGCGGACGGACAACGGCCTTCGGGGCCTCGTTCATGGCCCACGACCCGGATCAGGGTCCCGACCTGACCGTCAGCCTCGAGGACATCCGCCGCTTCGCCCCGATGAGCCTGTCTCTGCCCGAGTTCCGCACGGCCGAGGACGCCCGCGTGGCGGCGTCCATCTACGGCCGATGGCCGCTCCTCGGCCGGTCCGTCGAAGGGGCATGGGCCCTCGATTTCCGCCGCGAGTTCGACCTGACCGCCGACAGCCATCTCTTCAACGGGGACCGCCGTGGCCTGCCCCTCTGGGAGGGCAAGCTGATCAACCAGTACGACCCGGCCTTCGCCGAACCGCGCCACTGGGTCGAGGAAGAGGCGGGGCGGCGGGCCCTGGCCGGCCGCCGGCCCGAAGCCTCTGACCACCATCGTCTGGTCGTCCGGACCATCGCCGCCAGCACCAATCAACGGACCCTCATCGCCGCCGTCGTCCCACCCGGACGGTTCCTGGGCAATTCGCTCCTCTACGCGAGCCGCCGCCCGGCTCCCGCCCGGGGGCGCGCCCCGTACCTCGATGAGCTGCACTTCGCCTGCGCCCTTCTGAACAGCTTCGTCCTCGACTACCTGATCAGGCAGAAAGTAAGCACGAACGTCAACAAGTTCTTTCTCGAGCAGTTGCCCCTGCCGCGGCTCACCCGGGGTGACCGGCGTCTTGACGACATCGCCCGCTTGGCCCGGAGGCTCGGTGACGGGGAAGGCGGGGACGGATCACCGGTCCGGGCGGAGCGGGTGGCGGTGAGGGCCGTCGTGGAAGCCCGCGTGGCCCACCTCTATGGCCTGGCCGAGGCCGACTACCGGCACGTCCTCATGTCCCCGCACACCTTCCCGGCCGTCGACGAAGAGCTGAAGGTCGCTTGCCTCGAGGCTTTCCGCGGGCTGTCGGCGCTGCCGGAAGTCCCCGCCGCGGCGGGGGAACTTTGTTGACCGTCTGAGCGTCTGACAAGCTAGCCGAGGGAAAGGCGAATCCACTTTCAAGGCAGGCGTTCGAAGATGCGGACCTTCACCGCGGTCGCCATCGCCATTCTGGTCGTCGCCGGCGCCCTGGCGGGCTGCGCCGCCAAGGCGCCGCCGAAGCTCGTGCCACCGCTGGCTCCGAACATGCCGAACCTGACCGGGCTGAGAATGATCGACGCCAAGGTCGGGTGGGCCACCGGCGGGCTGTCCGTCCTCCGGACCGATGACGGCTGGGCCTCCTGGGCCGAAGTCACGCCCGGGCGGAGTGGATCGGGCGCGGCCCAGCCTCCAATCACCGCTTCCTATTTCCTCGACGCGACCCACGCCTGGGTGGCCACCGGCGGGGAGGGCGGACCGGTCGTCATCCACCGCACGGCCGATGGCGGCAAGACCTGGAGTGAGGCCAAGGACAAGCTTGGTGGGGTCGGCCTGCAGATGAGCTTTGCCGATGCCGCCACCGGCTTCGCCCTGGTCCACCTGGGGGCGGCCGCGGGGAGTGAGGAGGTGGCCGTCATGGCTACCACCGATGGCGGAAAGACCTGGAAGGTCAGGTTTCAGACCGACCCCCAAGGCGGTGGCAACGGTCTGCCCTTCGGCGGCGGCAAGAGCGGCTTGACTTTCGGGGACATTACGCATGGGTGGGTCACCGGACAGCAGCCCGTCGAGGGCCGGGCTTACCTTTACGCGACGAGCGATGGCGGCGTCACCTGGCGACTCTTCGACCTGAGGCTCCCGCCGGCCTATGCCCGCTCGTTCGTGATGACCCGGCCGCCGGTCTTCTTCTCGGCGGATGAGGGCCTGCTCCCCGTGACTTTCGGCGAACAGGGCCAGCCGACGGTCTTTTACGCCACCCACGACGGCGGCAGGACATGGGCCCCGGGGGCGCCCGTCTCCTCCCCAACCAACGCTTCCATCACCTGGAACTTCTTTGATCTCAAGCATGGCTTCGCCACCGACGGCGGGAAGCTCTACGCCACCCCGGACGGCGGCGTCAGTTGGCGCGACGTTAAGCCCGACGGGAACTTCGTCGGCGTCAGGCAGGTCGAGTTCGTCTCCGCCCAGGTGGGCTGGGCCTTCGGCGACGGAGTGTTGATCAAGACGACCGACGGGGGCAAGACCTGGGCGCCGGCGACGACCAGGTGATCGCCCCCGTCGCGTCATAGAAAGAACCGGGGCGGCCATCGGCCGTCCCGGTCTTCGTCAGGTTGCTATTCAGGTTGCTGTTGGGTTCTCTCGCTTACTGCAGGACGTAGACCTTGACGTTCTGGAACCCGAAGTTCATGACCGAACTCGTGCTGGCCTCGATGTAGATGTCGACCCGGTTGCCCTTGATGGCGCCGCCGGTGTCGGCGGCAATCCCGACGAACCCACCCGCGGGAAGCGCGGGATGGCGGTAGCCGGTCACGTAGACCTTGGTCCCGAGCGGGATGACCCGCGGGTCGACGGCGATGTAGCCGGGGCGCAGCCGGGAACCATCCCAGGCCGCGTAGGGACCCCACTTGCCGTTCGACTGGGGGGTGGCGTCGTAGGCCGTGGCCACCATGTTGAAAACTCCGCGGTAGGCCAGGACCCGCCCGTCAGGGGCGGTAACCGTGTTGCCGGACCGCGACGGGCCGCCGGAACCGGCGCCTGTCCCGTTCGAGCCGGTGCCCGGACGGCCGAGGGCCCGGTCGATGGCGGCGAAGGTCGCCGCGTCGACCACCTGGGTCACCTCGAGGCCCGCCTTCTTCTGGAAGGCGAGGATGGCGTCGGCGGTTTTGCCCATCACCACGCCGTTCACCGGTCCCACATCGTAGCCGAGGGCGGCCAGTCGGCCCTGAAGCGTCTCGACGGCCGAACCGACGTCACCGACGGTCAGCTCAATGGCTCCGTAGGCCCCGGCGATCATGTGGAAGTGATCGTTCAGGGCGGAGAGGATAGCCGACCGGGTGGGCGACCCGACGATGCCGTCGACGGCCAGGCCCCGGTCGGCCTGGAAGGCCTTGACCCTGGCCAGGGTGACCGGACCGAAGTACCCGGTGTAGGTCTTGACCGGATAGCCGAGGAGGTCCAAGTCCGATTGAAGGACGGCGACCTGGCTCGACTGGTCCCCGTAGTGAAGGTAACCCGTCAAGGTCGCCGCGTTCGCCCCGTGCGGGGTGAAGATCAAGGCGGCTACGAAGACGGCCAAACCGGCGGTCCAGAAAAGACCGCGCTGCCAGTGTCTCATTTAGTCGACCCCTTCCCTTTTGTCAGCCGCCGAGGTTAGTTGACGGGTTAGGGCGGAGGTTTCAACCGCCCCCGAGCCCCTTTCGGTAGCGGGCTTGTCCGCGATGACTACACGCTCCGGAAATGGGCCTGCGCTCGTTCACCCCAAAAGATGTCCCCCGGTCCTCCCGGCGCCGGCGGCTGTCCGAACCGTCGCCGACAGCGATTGCCAGGAAGATTAGGCTGTATGGTAATGATACCAGGGAAGACTTCCAGCGTCAGCCTCTTGTAGCTGGCCTAACCTGGCCTGAGAAAGGCTCCCAAAGGAAAACGCCCGCTCTTCGGCGGGCGTTCGCATTATCTTGGGGTCTAAGCTGGGGTATTCCAGATTTAGGCACGACCGCCATGGTTCCCCCTCAGGCCAGGTGGCAGGCGGCCTCGTGGTTCGGGCCGAGCTGTCGGAGGACCGGCTCCTCCTGCTTGCAGCGCTCGACGGCATAACTGCAACGGGTGTGGAAGCGGCAGCCCGAGGGCGGGTTGACCGGGCTCGGCACGTCCCCCTCGAGGATGATCCGTTCGCGCCGGCGCTTCGGGTTGGGGATTGGGATGGCCGAGACCAGCGCCCGCGTGTAGGGATGCAGCGGGTGCTGGTAGAGCTCCTCACCGGGGGCGACCTCGACCAGCTTGCCGAGGTACATCACGCCGATCCGGTCGGCGACGTGCTTCACGACGTGCAGGCCGTGGGCGATGAACAGGTAGGTCACCCCGAACTCCTCTTGCAGGTCGGCCAGGAGGTTCAGGATCTGCGACTGGATCGAGACATCGAGGGCCGAAACCGGCTCGTCGGCCACGATCAGCTCGGGGTTCATGGCCAGGGCCCGGGCGATCCCGATGCGCTGCCGCTGTCCGCCGGAGAACTCATGCGGGAAACGGCGGGCGTGCGACGGCTGGAGCCCGACCTTGTCGAGGAGGTCCATCACCCGGCGGTCGCGTTCCTTGCCGCGGGCGATGCGGTGAAAGGCCATCGCCTCGCCGACGATGTCCATCACCGTCAGGCGGGGGTTGAGGGAGGCATAGGGGTCCTGGAAGATGACCTGCATCTTCGGACGCAGCCGGCGGAGTTCGGACCGGTTCAGCTTCATCAGATCGGAACCGTCGAACCAGATCTCGCCCGAATCAGGCTCGATCAGGCGGAGCATCGTCCGGGCGACAGTCGTCTTGCCGCACCCGGACTCGCCGACGAGCCCCAGCGTCTCGCGACGACCGATGGTGAAGCTGACGTCGTCGACCGCCTTGACGTGGGCCACCGGGCGGCTGATGATCCCGCCCATGATCGGGAACCACTTGACCAGGTTGCGCACTTCGACCAGGTGCTCGGCCGTGGGAGCCGGGCCCTGGGATTCGTCAGGCGCGGTCAGTCTCTCGGCCGGGAGGCTCATGACGGCACCCCCACATGGCCCCGCTTCCAGCAGCGGACCAGGCGTTCGGGCCGGTCGGGGAGCAAGGTCGGAGTCTCGGCCTTGCAGTGATCGAAGGCTTCCGGGCAACGCGGCCAGAACCGGCAGCCCGGCGGCAGTTCGATGAGGTTGGGGACGATCCCCTCGATGACGTGGAGCCGCTCGCGACCGCTGTCGAGGCGGGGGATCGACCTCAGGAGCCCCTGGGTATACGGGTGCAACGGCTCGTCGAAGAGATCGGTGACCGGTGACTCCTCGACGATCTGACCGGCATACATGACCACGACCCGCTCGGCCATCTCGGCGATGACCCCGAGATCGTGGGTGATCAGCAGGATGGACATCCCGAACTCCCGGCGGAGCCGCCGCATCAGGTCCAGGATCTGGGCCTGGATGGTGACGTCCAGGGCGGTCGTCGGCTCGTCGGCGATGAGCAGCTTCGGGTTGCAGGACAGGGCCATGGCGATCATCACCCGTTGCCGCATGCCGCCCGACAGTTGATGCGGGTATTCCTTGACCCGCCGCTCGGGGAGGGGGATGCCGACCAACTTGAGCATCTCGATGGCCCGTTCCATGGCTTCCCTGTACTTGACCTTCTGGTGCAGGACGATGGCCTCGGCGATTTGATCGCCGACGGTGAAGACCGGGTTGAGCGAGGTCATCGGCTCCTGGAAGATCATCGAGATGCGGTTGCCGCGGATCTGGCGCATCTCGGCCTCGGTCATGTCCATCAGATTCTTCCCGTCGAACATGACCACGCCTGAGGCGATCCGTCCGGGAGGACTCGGAATCAGGCGAAGGATGGACAGAGACGTGACGCTCTTGCCACAACCGCTCTCGCCGACCATCCCCAGGGTTTCCCCACGGCCGATCCGAAAGTTGACGTCGTCGACGGCCGTCACCAGGCCCTCCTCGGTCTTGAAGAGGGTCGTCAGGTTGCGCACCTCGACCAGCGTCTCAGCGGTCGGGCCCAGACCGACGGCGGCCTCCACGGCCCGTGGCTCCAAACCCTCGTTCATTGCCATCACCTGCTGCTTTCATTTGATGACCCGCCTGGCACCGATGTATTGTTTAGCCATGCTGGGGTTGAACTCCTTGTCGGCCGGGCGAAAACTGTAAATTACCACGCCTGGACCGGCCGCGTTGATGAATCGGCCCTCGCCGACGTAGATCCCGACGTGCGACGGGCCGGGTTTGGCGATGCTGAAGAAGACCAGGTCGCCCGGGCGCAACTCGGCGCGGTCGGAGACCGGGTCACCCACGCCGTACTGCTGGTCGGCGTCGCGGGGCAAGCGGTACCCGTTGAGCCTGAAGGCGAACTGGGTCAACCCGGAGCAGTCGAACCCCTTGGCGCTCGTCCCTCCCCACCGGTAGGGCAGGCCCAGGAAGAGCTTGGCCGTGGTGATGACCGCTTCCGGGCCGCGCCTGGCCGCGAAGACCTCGGCCTCGGCCGGGACGAAAGCGACGGCGGCCAGGTCGATCCAGCCCACTCGGCCCCCCGGGAGGCACACCCTGGCCAGCCCAGACCGGGGCGGCTCATCCGGGGACGGCAGGTCGGTGCCCATCGTCGCCTCGGCCAGGACCATCGACCCCTTTGACGCGCCCTCGTAGACCCAGGCCATCTTGGCCGCCACCACGGCCCTCCGGCCGGACCGCCAGGCCTCCACCCCGGCCTGGTCGAGGAGGTGGAGCCGCCCGCCTTCAAGCCAACCGAGGTAGCCGTCGGCCATCCGCACCAGGTACCAGCTTTCCCGCTCCTGGAGGAGGTCGACGACCGCCCCCAGGAGGGCCTGGGTGACCGGGTTCTTGCCGGAGTCCGACCCCGGCGAGGCGCCCAGGTCGCCGACGCCCACCTTGACGACCCCGTACTTCCTCTCGCCGAGGGCCGGGTCCGGCAGGAGGAGCAACCTGTCGACCACCTGGTGGACCCCGCGGAGCTCGGCCACCGGCGTGGTCACCAGTGGTCGGACCCGCTCCTCGCTGATGGCCCCGTCCAGGGCGACGACGCCGTCGGAAGCCGAGGTCCGGACCTCCGCGACCACCAGTCGGGAGTCCAGCCCCGACGCTTTGAGCGCCTCAGCAACCGCGTCCCGGGCCGCCGCGGCCAGCTTATCATCGGGGATCTTCGGCCCCCGCCGGGCCATCAAGGCCCCGAAGCCGAGACCGACAAGGAAGACCGCGCCGACGACCCCACCGATGATTATCAGCCGTCGTCTCGCTTTGCGGTTCAGTCTGGGCACGGCGGCAGCGAGCTCCTCTATGGGAAAATATCCCATTGAACCCTTCTCCATCCCCGCGGGGGGTTCCTCTTAGCCATGGCCGTCCAATTATCGGCGGGCCCGGGGACGGGACCGCGAAGCCGTCCGGAGGGCCGGGGCCCGGCCTGAGAGGGCCGCGGCCGGACCGTGGCGAAGTCCCCTACAGGGGTGCTGACATGTCGCGACGCGGATACCGACGCCACTTCAAGACCTTCAAAGACGCCTACGTCATGGGCCTGTCGCTGTTCCTCTGGAGCTTGGGCTACGGGCTCTATGCCTTCATCTGGCCGGCCTACGTCCGCGAGTTGGGCGGGAGTTCGGTCGATCTGGGCTTCCTGGTCGCCGTCAGCATGCTGGTGACCAGCCTCTCGGCGTTGCCGGGAGGGGCCTGGGCCGACCTCTACGACCGGAAATGGGTCCTCATCGCCAGCTGGGCGGTGGGGCTGCCGGCCCCCCTCATCTTCGCCTTCGCTCCCAGCTGGCAGTGGCTTATCCCAGGGCTTTTCTTCTACATGCTGTCATCCTTCTCCAACCCGGCCCTGCAGGCCTACATCGTCCACGGCACGCCGCCGGAGCGGCTGGGCGTCACCTTCAACCTGATCATGGGCGCCTTTCCGCTGGGCTTGGTCGTCTCCCCGCCGATCGGGGGCTGGTTGGCCCAGGGCCATGGGATGAGGCTCGTCTTCTATCTGTCTTTCCTGGCCTTCACCCTGTCGACGGCGGTCCTCTTTTGGCTCAGTTCGCAGCGAGCCCCGGCCCCGGAGGCCGGCCGGGGCCGACGGCCCGGGCCCTTCGACGTCCGCCTGTGGTTCCGCGGCTTCCACCGGAAGAACCTCGACCGCCGCGTCCTCATCGTCTCGGCGGCTTTCGCCACCGTCCTCGCCCTGCAGAACCTGGGCCTGCCTTTTTCCACGCCGATGCTGCGGGACCTGACCCACCTCGACCTGGGAGCCATCGGCCGTCTGGGCTCTTTGGCCTCGCTGTCGGCCTTCGTCTTCGGTCCGTTCTTCGGAAGGCTGGCCGACCGGGGCTCCTCCGGGGTGATGGTCCTGGCCCTCCTGACCTTCGCCGGGTCGCTGGCGGTGATGGCCGCCTTCCCGACGACGATCCAGATCATCATCATAGGCTTCGCTCTGCGCGGGGCGGGGGACGGGGCCCGGGGTTTGATGACGGCCGGCCTCGGCCGGGTCATCGGGGGAGCCGCCCTGGGCCAGGGTTACGGGGTCTACAACCTCCTGGTCGGGCTGTTCTCGGTCGTCACACCCTATGTCGGCGGCTGGCTCTACCGGCTGGGGCCGACCTGGCCGTTCTGGGCGACCGCGGTCCTGATCGCCCTGGTAACCGCGCCGGTGGCCGCCCTGGGGGGCGAGAACGAAAGGGTCAGGAAGAATGAGATCGGTCAGGAGGAAGATGCCGTTTCCTGACGAAGACTAGAGTTGGCCTTGGAGTCTTAGCGACTCCATTGATGTTGTGGGTCAGGCGCCGCGTGAGCGGCACCTGGCCCATTTCTTATGGATGTTGGACCCAGAATGACCCCGCGACGCTGGGCCGTGAGCCGTGATGTGGCAGCCCGCGTCGGCCAAGAAAGTTTTGCTTTTCGGCAGGAGTCTGGCCGGGCTCGTAGAACAACTAGCCTGGATTCAACCGGTCTGGCCAGCAGGCAGGCTGTACAGTTTGTCAAGACTCTTGTTTGCCAGATGTTTTCGTTTATAATGCTCCCTGGTGACCAAGTATGGACGCTCGCCGGGGGAAAGGGAGGGGCATCGGCTTGGACGCGGACACAGCCTTCACCGCGATCACTCGGGAACGGATCTACGAGAAGATCGTCAATCAGATCGTCGACTTGATCAGGCAGAACAAGTATCGGCCGGGTGAACCCATCCCCAGCCAGCGAGAACTGGCCGAGTTCCTCAATGTCAGCCGGACGGCCGTCCGGGAAGCGATGACCGTCCTCGAGAAGGCCGGGCTGATCGAGGTCCGCGCCGGGGCCAGGACGGTGGTTCGGGAGACCCCGCCGCCGGCGCCCCATTCCGAGCTGGACTTCGCCGGCCTGATGGACAAGGCCGACCTGTCGCAACTCCTTGAGCTTCGGATCATGCTCGAAGGGGAGATTTGCGCGGTGGCCACCATCAAGGGCACCGACGAGGAACTGGCCGCGGTGGCCGAGGCGGTCGATCGGATGGACAAGGCCATCGCCGGCGGGCGGCTCGGGGCCGACGAGGACTACACCTTCCATCAGCGGATCACCAAGGCCTGTCACAACCCGATCGTCCTGAAATTCTGGAACGCCCTCTCCGACTTGATCGGCAAGGAGATCCTCCATTGCCGCCTGCAGAGTGTGGCCGCCGGCCCGGCGCGGATGCGGATGGCGGCGCAAGAGCATCGCGACGTCGCCGAGGCCCTGGTCAGCCGGGACACCGACAAGGCCAGGGAGGCCATGCGACGTCACCTGGCCAGCGTCAAGTCCCGCTACGGAGTGTAGTCAAGGCTCACCAAGGAAGGCAGTGGCCCGCGGCGGGAGTCGCACCCCCCCGGTGAACCCATGGCCGAAGGTCAGTTGACCGGCCGACTGGTCTGGCCAGCAGACCGGTAGGCCAGCAGACCGGTAGGACGGGGGGCCTCGAGAGCCGCTGAGGCCAACAGAGCGGAGGGACCAAGCTTGGACTTGCCCAGCATGTACCGGCTTCGCCAGATCTTCCCCCGCCCCAAGGAGGGCGACCCGGCCGGGGCCGTGACCCGCGAACTCAAGGCCCTCGGCCTCGACCGGACCATCAAACCCGGCCAACGGATCGCCATCACCGCCGGGAGTCGCGGCATCACCAACATTTCGGCGATGGTCCGGGCGGCGGCCGACTTCGTCAAGACCGCCGGCGCCGAGCCCTACGTCGTCGCCGCCATGGGCAGCCATGGCGGGGCGACCACCCCCGGCCAGCTGGCCGTCCTCGAGAGCTTCGGGATTACCGAGGCGACCATGGGGGCCCGGATCGTCGCCGGCACCGAGACCGTCTTCCTGGGCCAGTCGAAGAGCGGCATCGACGTCCACTTCGACCAGTTCGCCTCGACCTGCGACGGGGTCATCGTCATCAACCGGGTCAAGTTCCACACCACCTTCACCGCCCCCAACGAGAGCGGCCTTCTCAAGATGCTCGTCGTCGGGCTGGGCAAGGAGAAGGGGGCGACGATGTTCCACGGCCTCGGTCAGGGCGAGCTGCCGGTCCTCCTGCCGGAGATCGCCCGGGTCATCTTGGAGAAGATGCCCATCCTCGGCGGCATCGCCATCATCGAGAACGGCTATGAAGAGACCGCCATGGTCAAGGGAGTCCCCAAGGCGACCATGGTCGAGGACGAGCAGGCCCTCCTGAAGCTCGCGGCCGGCCTCCTCCCGCGGCTGCCGGTGGACGACATCGATCTCCTCATCGTCCACGAGATGGGAAAGAACTACAGCGGCACGGGACTGGACACGAAGGTCATCGGGCGGATGCGCCTCGACCGCGTCCCCGAGCCCGAGCGGCCGGTGATCAAGAAGATCGCCGTCCTCGACCTGTCCGAGGAATCGCACGGCAACGCCAACGGCCTCAACTTGGCCGACGTGGTCACCAGGAAGCTGATCGCCAAGGTCGACTACGGGACCACGGCGGCCAACTGCATCGCCACCACCTTCATCCAGAGGACGGCCACGCCGCTGACCATGGACACCGAGAAGGAGGCCATCATGACGGCCTTCAAGAGCCTCGGTGCCGTCGAATGGCCGAAGGCCCGCGTGGTCAGGATCAAGAACACTCTGCACCTCGACGAACTGTGGGTTTCCGAGGGCGTGTTGGAGTCGGTCAAGAAGGAGGCCGCCGGCCGGTTTGACGTCCTCGCCGGCCCGGACCCCCTTGAATTCAACGAGGACGGAACTCTCAAGAGGGGGTGAGCGTTGACGTGAACGACGCAATCATCAAGGAACTGGGCAGGATTGTCGGGCCCGACCGCGTCCTGACCAAACTCGAATCACGCTACTCGTACGGCATTGACGCCACTTTTCATCAGGCCGCCCCTGACGCCGTGGTCAAGGTCCTATCGACCGAAGAAGTCTCCCGAGTCCTCAAGGTCTGCCAACGCGAGGGGATCCCGGTGACCCCGCGGGGGTCCGGGACCAGCTTCTCCGGCGGGCCGATCCCGCTGGCCGGCGGCATCACCCTGGCGATGCAGGGGATGAACAAGATCGTCGAGTTCTCCAAGGGCGATTGCCTGGTCGGCGTCGAGCCCGGGGTGATCACCGGCGAGATGCAGAAGATGGTCGAGGCCGAGGGCCTCTACTACCCACCGGACCCCCAGAGCGCGGACTTCTGCACCATCGGCGGGAACATCGCCGAGAACGCCTCCGGACCGCACGGGGTCAAGTACGGTTGCACCCGCGACTACCTCCTGGGCCTCGAGGTCGTCCTGTCCGACGGCGAGGTCATCAATGTCGGCGGGAAGACGATCAAGAACGTCACCGGCTTCGACCTGACCCGCTTCTTCTGCTCCTCCGAAGGCATGCTCGGGGTGATCACCAAGGCCTACCTCAAGCTCATCCCGAAGCCGGAGGCCAAGGTCGTCCTCCTGGTCATCTTCAAGGAATGGGCCCAGGGCGGCCAGGCTGTCGCCGATATCTTCGCCAACGGCATCCTGCCGACGACCCTCGAGATCATGGACGACGTCTCGATCAAGGCGGCCGAGGACTATGGTCACTTCGGCCTGCCGGTCGGGGCCGGCGCCCTGCTGGTCATCGAGGTCGACGGCTTCAAGGAGACGATGGAGCGCCAGGGCAACGCCATCGCCGAGATCTGCAAGAAGGCCGGGGCCCTCGAGGTCCAGGTCGCCCTGGACCCGGCCAAGCAGGCCGACGCCTGGAAGGCCCGGAAGGCCCTCTCGCCGGCCACGGCCAGGCTCGCCCCGACCAAGGTCTCTGAGGACGTCACCGTGCCCCGCTCGAAGATCCCGGAACTCGTCGTCAGGCTCAAGGAGGTGGGGAAGGAGATCGGCCTCCCGGTGGTCATCTTCGGCCACGCCGGCGACGGCAACCTCCACCCCGGCATCCTCACCGACGAACGCGACGCCGACCAGTGGGAGCGCGCCCACCACGGCATCGAACTCTTCTTCAAGCACACCGTGGCCCTGGGCGGCACCCTCTCCGGCGAGCACGGGGTGGGTTACATGAAGGCTCCCTT
The genomic region above belongs to Bacillota bacterium and contains:
- a CDS encoding ABC transporter ATP-binding protein, coding for MNEGLEPRAVEAAVGLGPTAETLVEVRNLTTLFKTEEGLVTAVDDVNFRIGRGETLGMVGESGCGKSVTSLSILRLIPSPPGRIASGVVMFDGKNLMDMTEAEMRQIRGNRISMIFQEPMTSLNPVFTVGDQIAEAIVLHQKVKYREAMERAIEMLKLVGIPLPERRVKEYPHQLSGGMRQRVMIAMALSCNPKLLIADEPTTALDVTIQAQILDLMRRLRREFGMSILLITHDLGVIAEMAERVVVMYAGQIVEESPVTDLFDEPLHPYTQGLLRSIPRLDSGRERLHVIEGIVPNLIELPPGCRFWPRCPEAFDHCKAETPTLLPDRPERLVRCWKRGHVGVPS
- a CDS encoding FadR/GntR family transcriptional regulator; amino-acid sequence: MDADTAFTAITRERIYEKIVNQIVDLIRQNKYRPGEPIPSQRELAEFLNVSRTAVREAMTVLEKAGLIEVRAGARTVVRETPPPAPHSELDFAGLMDKADLSQLLELRIMLEGEICAVATIKGTDEELAAVAEAVDRMDKAIAGGRLGADEDYTFHQRITKACHNPIVLKFWNALSDLIGKEILHCRLQSVAAGPARMRMAAQEHRDVAEALVSRDTDKAREAMRRHLASVKSRYGV
- a CDS encoding peptidoglycan-binding protein, translated to MRHWQRGLFWTAGLAVFVAALIFTPHGANAATLTGYLHYGDQSSQVAVLQSDLDLLGYPVKTYTGYFGPVTLARVKAFQADRGLAVDGIVGSPTRSAILSALNDHFHMIAGAYGAIELTVGDVGSAVETLQGRLAALGYDVGPVNGVVMGKTADAILAFQKKAGLEVTQVVDAATFAAIDRALGRPGTGSNGTGAGSGGPSRSGNTVTAPDGRVLAYRGVFNMVATAYDATPQSNGKWGPYAAWDGSRLRPGYIAVDPRVIPLGTKVYVTGYRHPALPAGGFVGIAADTGGAIKGNRVDIYIEASTSSVMNFGFQNVKVYVLQ
- a CDS encoding MFS transporter; protein product: MSRRGYRRHFKTFKDAYVMGLSLFLWSLGYGLYAFIWPAYVRELGGSSVDLGFLVAVSMLVTSLSALPGGAWADLYDRKWVLIASWAVGLPAPLIFAFAPSWQWLIPGLFFYMLSSFSNPALQAYIVHGTPPERLGVTFNLIMGAFPLGLVVSPPIGGWLAQGHGMRLVFYLSFLAFTLSTAVLFWLSSQRAPAPEAGRGRRPGPFDVRLWFRGFHRKNLDRRVLIVSAAFATVLALQNLGLPFSTPMLRDLTHLDLGAIGRLGSLASLSAFVFGPFFGRLADRGSSGVMVLALLTFAGSLAVMAAFPTTIQIIIIGFALRGAGDGARGLMTAGLGRVIGGAALGQGYGVYNLLVGLFSVVTPYVGGWLYRLGPTWPFWATAVLIALVTAPVAALGGENERVRKNEIGQEEDAVS
- a CDS encoding C40 family peptidase, giving the protein MPRLNRKARRRLIIIGGVVGAVFLVGLGFGALMARRGPKIPDDKLAAAARDAVAEALKASGLDSRLVVAEVRTSASDGVVALDGAISEERVRPLVTTPVAELRGVHQVVDRLLLLPDPALGERKYGVVKVGVGDLGASPGSDSGKNPVTQALLGAVVDLLQERESWYLVRMADGYLGWLEGGRLHLLDQAGVEAWRSGRRAVVAAKMAWVYEGASKGSMVLAEATMGTDLPSPDEPPRSGLARVCLPGGRVGWIDLAAVAFVPAEAEVFAARRGPEAVITTAKLFLGLPYRWGGTSAKGFDCSGLTQFAFRLNGYRLPRDADQQYGVGDPVSDRAELRPGDLVFFSIAKPGPSHVGIYVGEGRFINAAGPGVVIYSFRPADKEFNPSMAKQYIGARRVIK
- a CDS encoding dipeptide ABC transporter ATP-binding protein, producing the protein MSLPAERLTAPDESQGPAPTAEHLVEVRNLVKWFPIMGGIISRPVAHVKAVDDVSFTIGRRETLGLVGESGCGKTTVARTMLRLIEPDSGEIWFDGSDLMKLNRSELRRLRPKMQVIFQDPYASLNPRLTVMDIVGEAMAFHRIARGKERDRRVMDLLDKVGLQPSHARRFPHEFSGGQRQRIGIARALAMNPELIVADEPVSALDVSIQSQILNLLADLQEEFGVTYLFIAHGLHVVKHVADRIGVMYLGKLVEVAPGEELYQHPLHPYTRALVSAIPIPNPKRRRERIILEGDVPSPVNPPSGCRFHTRCSYAVERCKQEEPVLRQLGPNHEAACHLA